The DNA region GCCCGAGCCGGCGCGCCACTTCCGCCCGGGCCGCGACAGCGCGCCGCGCGACGTCGCCGCGAGCGAAGGCTGGGCCGTCACCGGGATGATGGACCAGCACGCGTACCTGCAGATCCCGCCGGGCGCGGACGTGAAGGTCGGCGACATGGTCGCGTTCGACATTTCGCACCCGTGCCTGACGTTCGACAAGTGGCGCCAGCTGCTCGTCCTCGATCCGCAATTCCGCGTGACGGAAGTCGTCGAAACCTTCTTCTGACGCCCCGCGCACGCCGCCCCGCCGCCCGCGCGGGGCGGCCGTCACGCGCGCTTCAATCTGCCGGAGTACACTGCGCTTTCGTCCTCGGGCCCGCTTCGCCGCCGTAGCGCCCGTCTGCCGCGCGCGGCGCGAACGGCCCTCAATGCTGTTCAATGGAGAAAGCCATGGCCGCGAAGAAGATCCTGTTCCTGACCGGCGATTTCGCCGAAGACTACGAAACGATGGTGCCGTTCCAGGCGCTGCAGGCCGTCGGCCATCACGTCGATGCAGTGTGCCCGGGCAAGCGCGCGGGCGACAAGATCAAGACCGCGATTCACGATTTCGAGGGCGACCAGACCTACACCGAAAAGCCCGGTCACCTGTTCACGCTGAACGCGACGTTCGACGACGTCGATGCATCGGGCTACGACGCGCTCGCGATCGCGGGCGGCCGTGCGCCCGAGTACCTGCGCCTGGATTCGAAGGTGATCGCGCTGGTGCGCGCGTTCGCGGAAGCCGGCAAGCCGATCGCCGCGATCTGCCATGCGGCGCAGCTGCTCGCGGCCGCCGACGTGATCCGCGGCAAGCGCATCTCGGCCTACCCGGCCTGCGCGCCCGAAGTGAAGCTCGCGGGCGGCGAATACGCGGACATCCCGGTCGATGCGGCGGTGACCGACGCGCCGTTCGTCACCGCACCCGCATGGCCCGCGCATCCGGCCTGGCTCGCGCAGTTCCTCGTGCTGCTCGGCACGCGCATCGAGCTGTAAATGCAGTTGAAATGAAATGAGGTGAAGCGCCGGGCGGCGGCGGGTTCGTGCGCCCGGTGCGCCGCGCCGGCCGCGACCGAACGCCGCGTGCGCGCCGTCGCGCCGCTTGCCGCCCTGCTCGTCAATGCGATGCCGGCGGCGAGCCGACATCCGCGATCCGCGACTCCAGCATCGCCAGCGCGCCCGACAGCGCATTCAGCACGTCGTCCGGCAATTGCGCCATCGTCTGTTCGAGGAACGCCTTGCGGCGCGGCAGGCACGCGTCGAACGCGGCGCGGCCGGCGTCGGTCAGCGTGACGTTGGTCACGCGGTTGTCGCGCGCATCGGACGCGCGCTCGATCCAGCCGAGCGCATCGAGCGATTTCAGCTGGCGCGTGAGCGCGCCCGGATCGATGCGCAGCACTTCGACGAGCTTCTTCTGCGACGCATGCCCGTCCATCGTGTGCAGCGCGACCATGATCCGCCAGCGCGGCATCGGCTGCCCGACGTTCGTTTCGAACGCGGTCATGAACGCGCGATACGTGCGTCCGAATTGCTGCAAGATCGCGACGCGGTCCTGTTCTTCCATGCGGTGAATTCGTGTCCGGTGAATCATTGAATCGGTCAATCGGCCGCGACATGCGGCTCGATCTTGCGCCGCAGCGCGATCGGCGGCACGCGGCGGCACTGCCACACCGACACCACGGCGACGACGGCCGCCATCGCGACGCCCAGGTGAATCGCGCCGACCAGCGATTCGCGGGCCGCTTCCAGCAGCAGCGCGCCATTATGCCCGGCGCGGGTCAGCTCCGCGACGAGACCGCCTTGCGCGGCGCGATCGATCAGGATCTGCGGATCGGCGAGCCGCGCATGCCATTGCAGCGCGTGGTCGCCCGACAGCGCATCGCGCACGCCGCTCGAATACATCTGGTTGACGAGCGTGCCCGTCAGCGCCGTGCCGAGCATCCCGCCGACCATCCGCAGCGACTGCAGCAGCGCGGTCGCGATGCCGAGGTGCTCGCGGCCGGCCGTCTGCTGCGCGAACACGGTGAGGTTGGGCAGCACGAAACCGAGACCGATGCCGCCGGCCACCATCAGCGCCATCAGCATCCAGGTCGGCGTCGCGTGGGTCGACACGACGATGCCCGCGCACGCGATCGCGAACAGCACGAAACCGACGTGCAGCATCGCGTTCGGATGGCGGATGCGCGTGATGACGCGGCCGTTCATGATGCTGCCGATCGTGATGAACACGACGAGCGGCGTGATCACGAGCCCCGCCTCCTTCGGCGACATCCCGAAGCCGCCCTGGAACAGCAGCGGCGCGTAGAACAGCAGCGAGAACATCGAGAAGCCGGCGAGGATCGCGAGCACGAACAGCGCCGACAGCGCGCGGTTGCCGAACATGTCGAACGGCAGGATCGGCTGCGCGCAGCGCTTTTCCCACTGCCACAACCCGACACCGGCGCCGACCGCGACGACCAGCAGCAGCGACGCCCAGCTCATGACACCGTACTTCGGCAGCCATTCGACGAACAGCTGCAGCGCGCCGAGCGACAGCGCGATCAGCAGTGCGCCGGGCCAGTCGAGGCGCATCTTGCGGTCGTGCTCGACGTGCCGCAGGTGCGGCAGGTAGCGCCACACGAAGAACAGCGACAGCAGGCCAATAGGCAGATTCACGTAGAACACCGAGCGCCAGCCGAACGACTGCGTCAGGATCCCGCCGAGCGACGGCCCGACCGCGTTCGCGATGCCGAACGCGGAACTCATCAGCACCTGCCAGCGCAGCCGCACGATGGAATCGGGGAACAGGTCGGGAATGCACGCGAACGCGGTGCCCACCAGCATCCCGCCGCCGATCCCCTGCAGCCCGCGCGCGAGCACCAGATACAGCATGTCGTTCGCCATTCCGCATAGCACCGACGCGCCGGTGAACACGACGATCGACGCGATGACGAACGGCTTTCGGCCGTAATAGTCGCCGAGGCGGCCGAAGATCGGCACGGTGATCACGGAACTGAGCAGGTACGAGGTCGCCACCCACGCGTACAGGTCGAAGCCCCTGAGTTCGGCGACGATGGTCGGCAACGCGGTGCCGACGACCGTCTGGTCGAGCGCGACGAGCATGGTGACGAACGAGATCCCGATCATCGCCAGCAGCGATTCACGGAACGGCAGGACTTGCCCGCTCGAATGGTGGGCGGCAGTATGGACGGCCATTTTTTGTTGATGCAACTTTTGACGAGTCAAACAATCTCAAAATTCTAGCACGCCGGAGTAATCTAGGATGGCGACGGTTCACCCCGCCCCGGCCGCCAAGGAGAAAGATGGAACCGATTTCAATCACGCCTGCCGCGACGCTGTCGCCGGAGGATCAGGACGCGCTGCGGCGCGCGAAGCAGGTGCTGGAAAGCCCGTCGCTGACGATGAAGCTGACGGGCATGCTGGGCGCGCCGGTCGAGAAGATGATCGCGCGGCTGCCGGACTTCGCGACCGGCAAGATCAACGACGCGACGCAGCTCGCGCTGCGCAAGTGCCTGAACATCGCGCTGCGCACGCTCGGCAAGCCGCAGACGCCCGATGCCGAGCCGGACAAGCCGAGCAACCTGCTGCACAAGCTCGCGGTCGCGACGACCGGCGCGGCGGGCGGCGCATTCGGCTTCCTTGCGCTGCCGGTCGAGTTGCCGGTGACGACGACGCTGATCTTCCGCTCGGTGTGCGACATCGCGCGCAGCGAGGGCGAGGATCTGGGCTCGGTGGATACGCAGCTGCAGTGCCTGGCCGTGCTCGGCATGGGCGGCAACCCGGACAAGGACGAGGAGGACGCCGATCTCGGCTATTTCGTGCTACGCGGCGCGCTCGCGCAGGCGATTTCGAAGGCATCGTCGGACATCACGACGAAAGGGATCGCCGCGCACAGCTCGGCGGCCGTGTTCAAGCTCGTGCAGACGGTCGCGTCACGCTTCTCGGTGCAGGTCACCGAGCAGATGGCCGCGAAGTCGATCCCGGCGATCGGCGCGGTGCTCGGCGCGACCGTCAACACGCTGTTCATCGACCACTTCCAGCAGATGGCGCACGGCCACTTCACCGTGCGCCGGCTCGAGCGCAAGTACGGCTCGGTGGCCGTCAAAGCCGCGTATCAGGCGATCGACGGCTCGCCGACGCGCTGAACCGCCCGCTCGACCGCGACGCGACGCAGGAACGTGGCCGCCCGGTCGAGCGCGTCGCGCGCCTCCGGCACCATCGGCGCGTACAGCTGCCACACGTGCGGCATGTCGGGCCACACCTCGATCTCCACCGGCACGCCGGCCGCCTTCGCCTTGTCGGCGACGCGGCGCGAATCGTCGAGCAGCACCTCGGTGCTGCCGACCTGGATAAAGAGCGGCGGCAGCCCGGTGAAATCCGCATAGAACGGCGACGCGTACGGATGCGTGGCCGATGCATCCCCCAGATACAGCTTCGCCGCCTTCGGCAGCGCCGCGCCCGCGAACATCGGATCGGGGCCGTCGTTGCTGCGCATCGTGCCGCCCGTGCCGGCCAGGTCGGTCCACGGCGAGAACAGGATCGCGCCGGCCGGCAACGGTTCGCCGCGGTCGCGCAGCGCAACGAGCGTTGCGAGCGCGAGGCCGCCGCCCGCCGAATCGCCACCGAACACGATCGATTCGGGCGGCGTACCGAGCGCGAGCAATTGCCGGTAGGCGGCCAGCGCGTCGTCGAGCGCGGCCGGGAAGCGGTTTTCGGGGGCGAGCCGGTAGTCGAGCGAGAACGCGCGCACGCCCGCGCGCTTCGTGAGGCCGAACACGAGCGGCCGATGGGTTTTCGTCGAACAGAAGTAGTAGCCGCCGCCGTGGAAGTACAGCAGCGTGCGGCCGGGCCCGCGAGTCGCGACCGCGTCGGTGCGTTCGAGCCATTCGCCGCGCAGCGGCGCGTCGCCGGGACCATAGCACTCGCGCAGCCGGTAGCCCGACGGCGCGCGACGCCGCACGATCATTCTCAGGTCGGTGAAGCGCCGCGCGCGGGCAGGATCGAGCACCGGGCGCGTCGTCTCGGGACGAAACTGCCAGCGCAGCAGCCAGCACGCGAACTTGCTTTGCCAACTCATCGAACACACTCCGTCATCGCAGTGTGACGATGGTACGTGCGATCGCCGCCGCGCCGCTCGACGGGAGCCTCTATATCAAACGCCGGCGCGCGCCCGGCCGGCTCAGTTCGCCGGCATCATCTGGCCGCGGATCTCGCCGGACGGATGCTCCTTCGTGTGCACGTTGAAGTACCACTTGCCGCTCATCAGGTCGGTCACCTGCGCGTCGGTGAGCTCCTTCGCCCCCTTCATCGGGCTCGCCAGCTCGTCCTTCGGGACCGGCACCTGCACGCCGGCGTTCTGGCCGACCGGCGCGGGCCCGTGGAAGTGCGCGGCGGTCGCCGGCCCCGTGAGGTGTTCGTACGTCGCCGTCCAATGCAGCATGTGGGTGGCCGTGTCGTAGGTGGCGTCGACGGCGCCGGAGCCCTTCGTCGCGGTGGGCGGCACCTCGCTCGACGGCTGCAGGTTGGCGGACAGGCGCACCGTTTCGGCAGCGGCACCGCCGGCGGCCAGCACGCCCGCGAGCAACGCCACCTGGAGCAAACGCAGCTTCGGCATGAATCCTCCTTGAACGACGTGGTACGCCACCCGGATGGGGACGTGACATGATGGTAGACGATCGCCGCCGATCCGGCAGCCCCATGCGGCGTCGGCGCCTGCCGGAATCTGGAACAGACCTTTCCAGCGGGAGCGCTGAATCCGCGCGCGGCCTTTCGCTACACTTCGTTTCACAGTTGCTTGTTTCCTTCGTCCGAAGGAGTCTGCGAGTATTCACGCGGCCATCCGGCCGCGTTTTTTTTGCCCGCGCGGCACGGCCACCGTCCGACGCGACGACGTGACGACGCACCGCGCGCACGGCCATGCTCCGTAACAGGTTGTTGTGCAAACCCGCGTCGACACCGGCTTGCGCGCGCGGGACAATGCCCGGGTGTTGTCGTGACTGGAAAGTGAACCGTGCCGGCCCACCTCCCGATGCCCTGCCCGACCCGCCCCGTCCGTGTCCGCCCGCTGCTGGCGAGCCTCTGCTCGATCGCCGCGTTTTACGGCGCACCTGCCGACGCGCAGGAATTCTCGCTGTTCGCCGGCTCGCTGTGGGGCGGCGGCGACCGCTCGTATGCGTGGGCGTTCGACTATCAGGAAGGCTTGAGCGCGCATACCGCGCTCGGGTTTACCTGGTACAACGAGGGCCACATACCGAATCATCACCGCGATGGCCAGGCGGTGCAGTTCTGGGGCCGCGTGCCGCTCGAGCATCGCCGCTTCGTGCTGTCGGCCGGCGTCGGCCCGTATCGCTACTTCGACACCGTGCCGGCCGGCGAAGGCCGCGGCTACTCGAACACGCACGGCTGGGGCGTGCTGATGAGCGTGCGCGCCGCGTATTACACGTCGCACCGCTGGATCGCGCAGCTGCAGCTCAATCGCGCGCAGGTGTTCAGCGGCCCGGCCACGACGTCGGTGATGTTCGGCGTCGGCTACCAGCTCGATGCGCCCGACACGCCGGGCCCGCGCGACACCGCGCTGGCGCGCACGCGCAAGGTCACGAACAACGAAGTCACCGCGATGCTCGGCGAGACGATCCTCAACAGCCGCTCGTCGCCGTCGACGCTCGGCGGCAGTCTCGAATATCGGCGCGGCCTCACCCGCTCGATCGACTGGACCGCGACGTGGCTGTACGAAGGCGCGAAACAGGGCGTCCGTCGCAACGGCATCGCATCCCAGCTGTGGCTCACGCGCGCATTCCTGAACGACAAGGTCACGCTGTCGGCCGGCGCCGGCGCGTACGTCACGGTCGATCAGCACAATCGCGCAGCCGAGCCGAACGCGGCCGGCGGCCGGCTCTCCGGCATCGTGTCGATTTCGGCGAGCTACCGGATCTCGGACCGCTGGCTCACACGCGTCACGTGGAACCGCGTGGTCACGCGCTACGATCGCGACACCGACGTGATCCAGGCCGGCCTCGGCTACCGGTTCTAGCCGGCGCGCGCCGCCTGCATCACGCGCGATAGCCGGGATCGATGCGATCGACGATGCGCTGCAAGGCGTCGAACGCGTCTTGCCCCGCGCCGTGCTTCGGATCGAAATTCAGCGAATCGCGCACGCAGCCCTCGAGCACCGGCGGCGCGATCGGCAGTGCGTCGCCGATCGCGTGGGTCGCGACCTGCACCTCGCATGCGCGATTGAGCAGCCACATCAGCGAGAAGGTCTGCGCGAGCGTCGCGCCGATCGTCACGGGCCCATGGTTGCGCAGCAGCAGCACGGGCCGCCCGCCGGCGCTCTCGACGATGCGCCGCCCTTCCTCGAGATGCACGGTGATGCCCTCGAAATCGTGATACGCGATCTTCCCGTAGAGCTGCGCCGAATAGAAGTTCGAGAACGACAGCCCGTCGCGCGAGCAGCACACGGCCATCGTCGGCGTCGTATGCACGTGCATCACGCAGTGCGCGTCGGGCAGCGCCGCATGGATCGCGCTGTGGAACGTGAAGCCCGCCGGGTTGATCGGCCAGTCGGAATGGCCGATCACGTTGCCGTCGATGTCGATCTTCACGAGGTTCGACGCGCATACCTCGCGGTAATGGAGCCCGAACGGGTTGATCAGGAAATGGCCGTCCTCGCCCGGCACGCGCAGCGAGATATGGTTGTAGATCAGCTCGGTCCAGCCGAGATGGTCGAAGATCCGGTAGGCGGCCGCGAGCTGCACGCGCGCCTGCCATTCGGCCTCGGAGAAACGGGCGGGACGCGTGAACGGCTGATTCGGTACACGTTGCATGGGGCACTCCGGTGGCGGACGGGCGCGGCCGCGCGGGCGGCGGCTGCGCGCTTCGTCGGGCGTCTGCTGGGGCCGCACGCGGCTTGGGCTGCGTGGCGGCTGGTTCGGCGTCGTCAGGCGCGTGGTTCGGCGCGTGGTTGGGCGCGTCGTTCGGTGCCGGTCCGGCCCGCGTTGCGCGAGCCGCCCGCCGCCTTCACGATGCGCATATCGTTGCGCACACAACCATATCACCTTTCCCCGCGCACCGGAATCGCGGGTTTGGCCTGAGCCGTTCCGGCCCTTACAGCTGGTCGTCGACCGGCAGCAACATGAAGATGCCGGTCATTACGTTGCGCTTTAGCCCGGCGTGCGGATCGACGTGATACGTGCTCGGCTGACCGCCGTCGATGCCGGTCCATTCGAGCGAAGGCCGGCCGCCGTCAGCCTGCTTCGCGAGCGTGACGCGATAGCTTTCGTCGGGCGCCGTCACGCGCGCGAAGATCGCCGCGGCCTGCTGCGCGAGCACCGGGCTGTGGATCACGAGCGCGAGCTCGGTGTTCAGGTGCGCGGAGCGCGGGTCGAGGTTCAGCGATCCGATCACGAGGATTTGCCGGTCGATCACGTACGCCTTCGCATGCAGGCTCGCCCGCGAGCGCGAGCCGAACAGCCGGGTCGGCGGCTGGTCGGGCTGCGCCTTGAATTCGTACAGCTCGACGCCGCGCTGCAGCAACGGGATGCGATAAGGCGCATAGCCGGCCTGCACCGCGACCGCGTCGGTCGCCGCGAGCGAATTCGTGACGATCGCGACGCGCACGCCGCGCGCGGTCGTATCGCCGAGGATCTTCACGCCGGCGTCGTGCGGCACGAAGTACGGCGAGAACGCGAGGAATTCCTTGCGCGCGCCGCGCGCGAGCTCGCCCAGGCGCTGCATCGGCGGGCTCACGTACGCGTCGGTCGGCCGCGCGATCTTGTCCGGCGCATCGACCTTGAATTCGGCCGGCGCCCACACGAGCTCGAGCTGGTCGCGCGCGATCTGCTGCGCGAGCGGCGTCGCGTTCAGCGGCTTCGCGTTGTACGGATCGGCGTTCTTGCGCCAGTGCTCGCGCAGCTCGTCGCGCATCGCGTCGAGATCCTTCGGATCGAACTTCTGATGATTCAGCACGCGCAGCGGATAGCTGCTCGCGCTCACCCAGTAGTCGTCGAAGCTCTTCGAGATGTCGTGCGTCACGGGGCCGGCCGCGAGCACGTCGAGATCGCGGAACTGCAGCGTCGGGCTCGCGCTGAAATATTCGTCGCCGAGATTGCGGCCGCCGACGATCGCGAGCTGGTTATCCGCGATCATCGCCTTGTTGTGCATCCGGCGCGTGAAGCTGTCGATCCGCGTGAAGAAGTTGGCCGTGCGCTCGACCATGCCGCGCTGCGACGCGCCGAACGGGTTGAACACGCGGATCTCGATGTTCTGATGCGTATTCAGCGCGGCCATCACGCGGTCGATGTCGTCGAAGTTCAGGTCGTCCACCAGCATCCGCACGCGCACGCCGCGATCGGCCGCATACAGCGCCGCGCCGAGCAGCAGCTTGCCGGTCGTATCCTCGGTCGCGATGTAGTACTGCATGTCGAGCGTCTTCGTCGCCGCGCGCGCGAGCGCGATGCGCATCTGCAACGCGGTGGCGCCGTCGGCCAGCAAGCGGAAGCCCGACTGTCCCGGATGCGCGGCTTCCGGCGCGGCCAGCGCATCGCGCAGCGGGGTCGCGGTATCGGCAGACAACGCGTGGGACACGGGGCGATCGAGCGAGGTGGCAGGCGGGTGCGTCGCGCAGGCGACGAGCGGCAGCAGCGCGCAGACGATCAGCGCGCGGGCCGGGCGGCACACGGCGCGCCACGACAGCGCGGCCGGCGCGCGCCGAATCAAAGACGTAAGCACGGAAACTTCCTCGACAGGCGGATCAATGGGTCCGCGATCGCCGCGGCGCGCGGCTGACAGGCGGCTCCAGCCGATTCTAGTGGGCGCCGGATGAACCGGTCAATCGCGCGGCCGGCGCGGGTGGCGCCGCGCCGCAGCAAAACGCGCGTCGCCCGCGGCGCCCCCCCGGCCCGGCGGCCTGCGACTCGCGACCCTCCGCCGTGCGGGCCTGAGGCGGCCATGGTCCAACCAATCTCACGGCGCGTCGCCACTTCGCTCGAAGTGGCTGCGCACGTAGTCGATATGCGTCTGCATCGCGGTGCGCGCCTCCTCGGGCCGCTGCGCGCAGATCGCGTCGCACACCACCCGGTGCTGCTGCAGCAGCAACTCGGACGCCTGCTCGTGCGTCGTCATCCCCGCGACGTTGATCGAGATGTGCTCGCGCAGCATCCCGATCACGCTCGTGTGCAGGTGCAGGAACATCGTGTTGTGCGACGCGAGCGCGATCGCCTCGTGCAGCTTCGCATCGGCCGATGCCTCGACGGCCGCATCGTCGTTCGCGTGCGCGGTTTCGAGTTCGCGCAGCAGCGCGCGGATCCGGCGCCGGTCGCTCGCGTCGGCGCGCAGCGCCGCGAAATACGCGGTCGCGCCTTCGAGCACGCGACGGAATTCGAGAATGTCGTCGCGCAACGCCGGGTGGTCGGCAACCAGCTGGCCCCACGGCGACGCGATGCCCGCGCGCAGCTGGTCCGTCACGTACACGCCCGCGCCGCGCCGGCTCTGCAGCAGCCCGCGCGCGACGAGCCGCTGGGTCGCCTCGCGCACCGTGTTGCGCGCGACGCCGTACTGCTGCGCGAGCACGCGCTCGGCCGGCAGCCGCGCGCCGGCCTGCCACGTGCCGTCGAGCAGCGCCGTCTCGATCTTGCGCATCACCACTTCGGTCCGGCCCCGTGCCGTCATCGCCGCCATCACCGTCTCCCCATCCGGAATATCCGGTCGCGTCGATTGGCCCAACCAATTTGAGCTTCGGCGCCGTCGCGGGAATTATGCAGCGAAAGCGAAATCGTCGTCCCGCATGCGCATGCCGGGCCGCCGCACCTGGAGCGAGACATGAACGAAAGGCACTACCCCACCGCCGCCCCCGCGCACGTCTACCTGTTCGCGACCTGCCTGGTCGACCTGTTCGTCCCCGAAGCCGGGCTCGACACGGTGCGCCTGCTGGAACGCGAAGGCTTGACCGTCCACTATCCGCGCGGCCAGAGCTGCTGCGGGCAGCCTGCGTACAGCAGCGGCAATCCCGACGAGGCGCGCCGTGTCGCGGCCGCGCAGCTCGACCTGTTCGCCGAGCCCTGGCCGGTGATCGTGCCGTCCGGCTCGTGCGCGGGCATGATCCGGCACCATTGGCCCGCGCTGTTCGCCGACGATCCCGTGCACGGCCCGAAGGCCCGCGCGATCGCGGAGCGCACCTACGAACTCGCCGAATTCCTCGTCCATGTGCTCCACGTGCGGCTCGATGCCGTCACCGCGAATGCCGGCCCGGACGAACGCGTGGTGCTGCACACGTCGTGCGCGGCCCGCCGCGAGATGGGCACCCGCGTGCACGGCGTCGCGCTCGTCGACGCGCTGCCGGGCGTCACGCGCATCGAACATGAACGCGAGTCGGAATGCTGCGGCTTCGGCGGCACGTTCTCGCTGAAACATCCCGACATCTCCGGCGCGATGGTGAGCGACAAGGTCGCATCGGCCTGCGCGACGGGTTGCGAGCGCCTCGTGTCGGCGGACTGCGGCTGCCTGCTGAACATCGGTCATGCGGCCGAAAAGGCTGGCGCTCCCCTGCCCGTCGAGCATCTCGCGAGCTTCCTGTGGCGCCGCACGGCAGGTGCCGGCTCGCTGCGCGGGGATTCGCAATGAGCGCGCGCGACGCGATCCTCGCGCGCCTGCGCGCCGCCGCGCCCAGCGTCGCCGCGAACGCCGCGCCGGCGCTCGATGCGCGCATCGACACACATTACGCCGCACGGCGCGCGCCCGCCGCACCCGACCCGCTTGTACTCGCGCAGACGATGCAGGCCGCGCTCGCCGCGTCGCATGCCGACGTCTGGTGCGCGAGCGCCGACGCGTGGCCCGCGCAGCTTGCCGCACGTCTGGCCGACGCGGGCGTGCGCCGCCTGCTGCTGGACCCGACCCGCGCCGAATCTGCGGCGCTCGCACGGGCGCTGCCCGACGCGGTCGCGCCGGTGCCGTTCGACCGGCCGATCGACGCGTGGAAAGCCGAGCTGTTCGACACGATCGACGCGGGCTTCACCGTTGCGCGCTCGGGCATCGCGGCGACCGGCACCGTGGTGCTCGCGCCCGATGCCGGCACGCCGCGCACGGTGTCGCTGGTGCCGCCGCTGCACGTCGCGCTCGTCCACGCGAACACGCTGCATGCCGACCTTCACGCGGCCGTGCACGCGGAGCGCTGGCACGCCGGCATGCCGACCAACGTCGTACTGGTGTCGGGCCCGTCGAAGACATCCGATATCCAGCAGACCCTCGCGTACGGCGCCCACGGCCCGCGCAACCTCTGGGTCGTGATCGTCACCGGGCCGGCCGCCGAACCGGCCGCAACCGCCTGCCAGGAGCTGCCGCGATGAGCGACCAACCGCTGCAATTCGTCGCCCCCGGCGACTTCAAGGCCCGTGCGCGCGCCGCGCTCGACGATCCCGCGCTGCGCCAAAGCTTTCGCGGCGCGATGGACTTCCTGCAGGGCAAGCGTACGTCCCAGTTCCCCGACGACACCGAGCTGCAGCAGCTGCGCGATCTCGGCGAAGCCGTGCGGCAGCACGCGCTCGCGCAACTGCCGGCGCTGCTCGAACAGTTGGAGGCAAAGCTCACCGCCGCCGGCGTGCAGGTGCACTGGGCGGAGACCGCCGCCGACGCGAACGCGATC from Burkholderia ambifaria AMMD includes:
- a CDS encoding EcsC family protein — protein: MEPISITPAATLSPEDQDALRRAKQVLESPSLTMKLTGMLGAPVEKMIARLPDFATGKINDATQLALRKCLNIALRTLGKPQTPDAEPDKPSNLLHKLAVATTGAAGGAFGFLALPVELPVTTTLIFRSVCDIARSEGEDLGSVDTQLQCLAVLGMGGNPDKDEEDADLGYFVLRGALAQAISKASSDITTKGIAAHSSAAVFKLVQTVASRFSVQVTEQMAAKSIPAIGAVLGATVNTLFIDHFQQMAHGHFTVRRLERKYGSVAVKAAYQAIDGSPTR
- a CDS encoding DJ-1/PfpI family protein; protein product: MAAKKILFLTGDFAEDYETMVPFQALQAVGHHVDAVCPGKRAGDKIKTAIHDFEGDQTYTEKPGHLFTLNATFDDVDASGYDALAIAGGRAPEYLRLDSKVIALVRAFAEAGKPIAAICHAAQLLAAADVIRGKRISAYPACAPEVKLAGGEYADIPVDAAVTDAPFVTAPAWPAHPAWLAQFLVLLGTRIEL
- a CDS encoding MDR family MFS transporter gives rise to the protein MAVHTAAHHSSGQVLPFRESLLAMIGISFVTMLVALDQTVVGTALPTIVAELRGFDLYAWVATSYLLSSVITVPIFGRLGDYYGRKPFVIASIVVFTGASVLCGMANDMLYLVLARGLQGIGGGMLVGTAFACIPDLFPDSIVRLRWQVLMSSAFGIANAVGPSLGGILTQSFGWRSVFYVNLPIGLLSLFFVWRYLPHLRHVEHDRKMRLDWPGALLIALSLGALQLFVEWLPKYGVMSWASLLLVVAVGAGVGLWQWEKRCAQPILPFDMFGNRALSALFVLAILAGFSMFSLLFYAPLLFQGGFGMSPKEAGLVITPLVVFITIGSIMNGRVITRIRHPNAMLHVGFVLFAIACAGIVVSTHATPTWMLMALMVAGGIGLGFVLPNLTVFAQQTAGREHLGIATALLQSLRMVGGMLGTALTGTLVNQMYSSGVRDALSGDHALQWHARLADPQILIDRAAQGGLVAELTRAGHNGALLLEAARESLVGAIHLGVAMAAVVAVVSVWQCRRVPPIALRRKIEPHVAAD
- a CDS encoding class II aldolase/adducin family protein, with the protein product MQRVPNQPFTRPARFSEAEWQARVQLAAAYRIFDHLGWTELIYNHISLRVPGEDGHFLINPFGLHYREVCASNLVKIDIDGNVIGHSDWPINPAGFTFHSAIHAALPDAHCVMHVHTTPTMAVCCSRDGLSFSNFYSAQLYGKIAYHDFEGITVHLEEGRRIVESAGGRPVLLLRNHGPVTIGATLAQTFSLMWLLNRACEVQVATHAIGDALPIAPPVLEGCVRDSLNFDPKHGAGQDAFDALQRIVDRIDPGYRA
- a CDS encoding phospholipase D family protein, producing the protein MLTSLIRRAPAALSWRAVCRPARALIVCALLPLVACATHPPATSLDRPVSHALSADTATPLRDALAAPEAAHPGQSGFRLLADGATALQMRIALARAATKTLDMQYYIATEDTTGKLLLGAALYAADRGVRVRMLVDDLNFDDIDRVMAALNTHQNIEIRVFNPFGASQRGMVERTANFFTRIDSFTRRMHNKAMIADNQLAIVGGRNLGDEYFSASPTLQFRDLDVLAAGPVTHDISKSFDDYWVSASSYPLRVLNHQKFDPKDLDAMRDELREHWRKNADPYNAKPLNATPLAQQIARDQLELVWAPAEFKVDAPDKIARPTDAYVSPPMQRLGELARGARKEFLAFSPYFVPHDAGVKILGDTTARGVRVAIVTNSLAATDAVAVQAGYAPYRIPLLQRGVELYEFKAQPDQPPTRLFGSRSRASLHAKAYVIDRQILVIGSLNLDPRSAHLNTELALVIHSPVLAQQAAAIFARVTAPDESYRVTLAKQADGGRPSLEWTGIDGGQPSTYHVDPHAGLKRNVMTGIFMLLPVDDQL
- a CDS encoding MarR family winged helix-turn-helix transcriptional regulator, whose amino-acid sequence is MEEQDRVAILQQFGRTYRAFMTAFETNVGQPMPRWRIMVALHTMDGHASQKKLVEVLRIDPGALTRQLKSLDALGWIERASDARDNRVTNVTLTDAGRAAFDACLPRRKAFLEQTMAQLPDDVLNALSGALAMLESRIADVGSPPASH
- a CDS encoding FadR/GntR family transcriptional regulator produces the protein MAAMTARGRTEVVMRKIETALLDGTWQAGARLPAERVLAQQYGVARNTVREATQRLVARGLLQSRRGAGVYVTDQLRAGIASPWGQLVADHPALRDDILEFRRVLEGATAYFAALRADASDRRRIRALLRELETAHANDDAAVEASADAKLHEAIALASHNTMFLHLHTSVIGMLREHISINVAGMTTHEQASELLLQQHRVVCDAICAQRPEEARTAMQTHIDYVRSHFERSGDAP
- a CDS encoding CHRD domain-containing protein, which translates into the protein MPKLRLLQVALLAGVLAAGGAAAETVRLSANLQPSSEVPPTATKGSGAVDATYDTATHMLHWTATYEHLTGPATAAHFHGPAPVGQNAGVQVPVPKDELASPMKGAKELTDAQVTDLMSGKWYFNVHTKEHPSGEIRGQMMPAN
- a CDS encoding alpha/beta hydrolase; the protein is MSWQSKFACWLLRWQFRPETTRPVLDPARARRFTDLRMIVRRRAPSGYRLRECYGPGDAPLRGEWLERTDAVATRGPGRTLLYFHGGGYYFCSTKTHRPLVFGLTKRAGVRAFSLDYRLAPENRFPAALDDALAAYRQLLALGTPPESIVFGGDSAGGGLALATLVALRDRGEPLPAGAILFSPWTDLAGTGGTMRSNDGPDPMFAGAALPKAAKLYLGDASATHPYASPFYADFTGLPPLFIQVGSTEVLLDDSRRVADKAKAAGVPVEIEVWPDMPHVWQLYAPMVPEARDALDRAATFLRRVAVERAVQRVGEPSIA